The following proteins are encoded in a genomic region of Desulfurococcaceae archaeon:
- a CDS encoding ABC transporter ATP-binding protein, whose translation MTRVTLEGVSKYYSNVVAVEEATFTVEKGEFFTLLGPSGCGKTTTLRIIAGFEVPDKGRVYFDDEDVTFLKPYKRNTAMVFQNYALWPHMTVFENVAYGLKIRKKELGLTSEEIEKRVKWALELVKLEGLENRYPLQLSGGQQQRVALARALVVQPRVLLLDEPLSNLDAKLRIEMREELKKLQKSLGITTIYVTHDQLEAMSMSDRIAIMNKGKIVQIGAPRELYFQPRSLFVADFLGRSSIYRGKVLEQRNHEVKVHLEDTDIVLKGVVFETPLPEKVAVVIRPEIVRVGDSVTDVEDTVIKGVLEFAMFTGEKIEGRLKVGELRLLVYIPNYMNVSVGNELVVTIPWRNTIVLPLVE comes from the coding sequence ATGACACGGGTAACCCTTGAAGGGGTATCAAAGTACTATAGCAATGTAGTTGCGGTCGAAGAAGCAACCTTCACTGTCGAGAAAGGCGAGTTTTTCACCCTTCTCGGGCCTAGTGGTTGTGGCAAGACGACAACGCTTAGAATCATAGCCGGGTTTGAAGTGCCAGATAAAGGTAGAGTTTACTTCGATGACGAGGACGTTACGTTCTTAAAGCCCTATAAAAGAAACACCGCAATGGTTTTTCAGAACTACGCCCTATGGCCTCATATGACTGTTTTCGAAAACGTTGCTTACGGGCTCAAGATAAGGAAAAAAGAGCTTGGATTAACAAGCGAAGAAATCGAGAAAAGGGTTAAATGGGCCCTTGAACTGGTTAAGCTCGAAGGGCTGGAGAACAGGTATCCCTTACAGCTTAGTGGTGGGCAGCAGCAAAGAGTTGCACTTGCTAGGGCGCTTGTCGTCCAGCCGAGAGTGCTACTTTTAGATGAACCTTTAAGTAATCTTGATGCCAAGTTGAGAATAGAGATGAGAGAAGAACTTAAGAAGTTACAAAAATCCCTCGGGATAACGACAATCTACGTCACACATGACCAGCTAGAGGCCATGAGCATGTCAGATAGAATAGCCATTATGAACAAAGGTAAAATAGTCCAGATAGGTGCCCCTCGCGAGCTGTACTTCCAGCCAAGGTCGCTCTTCGTAGCGGACTTTCTCGGGAGGAGCAGTATTTACAGGGGCAAAGTGCTCGAACAACGTAACCACGAAGTAAAAGTTCACCTAGAAGACACGGATATCGTCTTGAAGGGTGTGGTGTTCGAAACGCCGCTACCGGAGAAGGTCGCGGTTGTAATCAGGCCTGAAATAGTAAGAGTGGGAGACAGCGTAACGGATGTCGAAGATACCGTTATAAAAGGTGTCTTGGAGTTTGCCATGTTCACTGGCGAGAAGATTGAAGGAAGACTTAAAGTAGGCGAGCTCAGGTTACTGGTCTACATACCAAACTACATGAACGTTTCAGTAGGCAACGAGCTTGTAGTCACGATACCCTGGAGAAACACGATCGTGCTTCCTCTCGTAGAGTAG
- a CDS encoding helix-turn-helix domain-containing protein, with translation MSEAQEFCGIYDIRFLVKRGIIITPPTLKTLDAVIALKRVTADDVAKYTGRARTIESRYLAKLNKLGIIAKIKEGRRIYYMEPIYAVQQYYSLYGDSITPEQLAHMISLPADIVRIILGFIKSKKQA, from the coding sequence GTGTCTGAAGCACAGGAATTCTGCGGCATATATGACATAAGGTTTCTAGTTAAGCGCGGAATAATAATAACGCCACCTACGTTGAAGACCTTAGACGCAGTTATCGCTTTAAAGCGGGTCACAGCAGACGATGTAGCCAAGTACACTGGACGGGCGAGAACAATAGAGTCAAGGTACCTGGCTAAGCTAAATAAACTGGGTATAATAGCGAAGATCAAGGAAGGTAGGAGAATATACTACATGGAGCCCATATATGCCGTCCAGCAGTATTACAGCCTATACGGAGATTCCATAACACCCGAGCAGTTAGCACATATGATAAGCCTACCAGCCGATATAGTCAGGATAATACTTGGTTTCATAAAGTCCAAGAAGCAGGCATAG
- a CDS encoding YfcE family phosphodiesterase encodes MVRVLVIGDTHIPDRANDIPRALKEVIDSSMPWDAVVFTGDLTSESILKWIRSLSNRVYVVRGNMDYLPLPKTAIFEVEKCTIGVHHGDGFYPRGDVVRLTKIAHSLGVSVLISGHTHADFVKVGSTGKELLINPGSLTGVWGGGGGSYMPSFVVLEITRETIYITTYRAEGVYLKKSVHRATRTSNGGWTAEKLA; translated from the coding sequence GTGGTGCGCGTACTTGTAATAGGTGACACGCACATACCTGATAGAGCTAACGACATACCGAGGGCTCTAAAGGAGGTCATCGACTCCTCCATGCCATGGGATGCAGTAGTGTTCACAGGTGACCTTACCAGTGAAAGCATTTTAAAGTGGATTAGAAGCCTCAGTAACCGAGTCTACGTTGTCAGGGGTAACATGGATTACTTACCATTACCAAAAACAGCCATTTTTGAGGTCGAAAAGTGCACGATAGGCGTACATCACGGAGACGGTTTCTATCCCCGTGGGGACGTAGTAAGGCTTACTAAAATCGCACATTCCCTAGGTGTAAGCGTGCTCATCTCAGGACATACCCATGCAGACTTCGTCAAAGTGGGGTCTACCGGCAAGGAGCTCCTGATAAACCCTGGCTCCCTCACTGGTGTATGGGGCGGTGGTGGAGGTAGCTATATGCCCTCGTTCGTGGTATTGGAGATCACGCGCGAAACGATATACATCACAACTTATAGGGCTGAAGGCGTGTACTTAAAAAAGAGCGTTCACCGAGCTACTAGGACCAGTAATGGAGGCTGGACGGCGGAGAAATTAGCCTAG
- a CDS encoding metallophosphoesterase — MKLKTTLFAIVFLPLLLGLLQAPTTLPSPYISTLSYIDVAKPLPVTTIGPAAPVVVAPGSCFNVVLGEAFDVSTGYMWQVAENGKGLLVENYTVVVNKLEARSLEICVPPNVVEGLYDLELVGSTHHSIPRSIWVLEKVPRKIRVVIMSDLHFGAGPQTLLEGDICRFSAAFLASSLNSTFMIWAGDITDSASESETIQAQVYRYLFLYKYPVLSVPGNHDNPGNFYAKYLGPVRWVRVLGDRLLLVGIYTNPYREGGIGAWEEISFLEEALKNYSHIPLKIVVFHYPLFYYQGEVVARYDDEETLKPYEPGVETPVSSYWSSNMTSFRYVLKLIEDYNVTAVISGHVHRDQFVKYTSTRTNTTTYFITVTATGMGAATYQGIISFEIDTETGDLSFPVTPPSFIGFKYSSSKLSLNSIPVKSLQTKLVKSSVFYKLEVKNTVPWLSVNSTLVVALPWNRDLTPRFKNYASSPNSSITVLNHITTGDMLYLSMKLYLGPGATDELMVMGLDDTLPPTILLKKYIPAIPTINRTLTIYMEIVDVEWGVDVSSVSVKFNGTSISVKYAPETLMAEFNTVTLTMTLSLKAEETTPTLLEVYARDYYGHEALKKFKILFYPPGVKPGETPVEEIIEVTETPTTTSTIGVPTETTTITPTTAVTPITQTITSTPVLTPTTTTPLQSTVIATESTLLQTTTRQETTPPKGMDSVVVVIIVAIIAVFIITFLSLRRKHTQ, encoded by the coding sequence TTGAAGCTGAAGACCACGTTGTTCGCGATAGTGTTTCTACCACTTCTGCTAGGGCTTTTGCAAGCGCCTACCACACTTCCAAGTCCATATATAAGCACACTGAGTTACATAGATGTCGCTAAACCTTTACCCGTTACTACTATCGGTCCTGCCGCACCGGTAGTAGTTGCGCCTGGTTCCTGCTTTAACGTAGTTCTCGGAGAAGCCTTTGATGTGTCGACTGGTTACATGTGGCAGGTAGCTGAAAACGGTAAAGGATTATTGGTAGAAAACTACACAGTAGTAGTCAATAAGCTAGAAGCCAGAAGCCTCGAGATCTGCGTTCCCCCCAACGTCGTTGAAGGCCTTTACGACCTCGAATTGGTGGGATCGACTCACCACAGTATTCCAAGATCTATATGGGTCTTGGAAAAGGTGCCAAGAAAGATTAGAGTAGTCATTATGAGCGACCTGCACTTTGGCGCGGGACCTCAAACACTGCTCGAGGGCGATATCTGCAGGTTTTCAGCAGCTTTTCTAGCGTCATCTCTAAATTCTACATTCATGATCTGGGCCGGCGACATAACTGACAGCGCCTCGGAGAGCGAGACCATCCAAGCGCAGGTTTACAGATATTTGTTCTTGTACAAATACCCGGTTCTAAGCGTTCCAGGAAACCACGATAATCCCGGCAACTTTTATGCCAAGTACTTGGGCCCCGTTAGGTGGGTACGGGTACTTGGAGACCGGCTACTACTCGTTGGAATATACACGAACCCCTATAGAGAGGGAGGCATAGGGGCATGGGAAGAGATCTCTTTCCTGGAAGAAGCGCTCAAAAACTATTCTCATATACCACTGAAGATCGTTGTGTTCCATTACCCCCTGTTCTACTATCAGGGTGAAGTAGTAGCAAGGTATGATGACGAGGAAACCCTAAAACCCTACGAACCGGGTGTCGAAACACCTGTCAGTAGCTACTGGAGCAGTAATATGACCAGTTTTCGCTACGTACTAAAGCTGATCGAGGACTACAACGTTACGGCAGTAATATCGGGGCATGTTCATAGAGATCAGTTCGTTAAGTACACCAGTACTAGGACGAATACAACAACGTACTTTATAACAGTAACAGCTACTGGTATGGGCGCCGCAACTTATCAGGGCATCATCTCCTTTGAAATAGATACCGAGACTGGCGATCTCTCATTTCCCGTTACTCCGCCGAGCTTCATAGGCTTCAAATATAGTTCAAGTAAACTATCCTTGAACTCTATACCTGTCAAGAGCTTGCAAACTAAGCTAGTTAAGTCATCCGTATTCTACAAGCTCGAGGTGAAGAATACCGTTCCTTGGCTTAGCGTGAACAGCACCCTCGTAGTGGCACTACCGTGGAACCGGGATTTAACACCTAGGTTTAAGAATTACGCATCAAGCCCCAACTCTTCCATAACGGTGTTGAACCATATAACCACGGGCGACATGTTGTATTTGAGCATGAAGCTTTACCTAGGCCCCGGAGCCACCGACGAGCTAATGGTCATGGGTTTAGATGACACATTACCGCCAACTATACTGCTAAAAAAGTACATCCCAGCAATACCAACAATTAACAGAACCTTGACGATCTACATGGAGATCGTAGATGTCGAATGGGGTGTGGATGTTAGCAGCGTATCGGTTAAGTTTAATGGAACCTCTATATCGGTTAAGTACGCGCCAGAAACGCTAATGGCAGAATTTAATACTGTAACTCTTACCATGACTCTCTCGCTAAAAGCTGAGGAAACCACCCCAACCCTATTAGAAGTCTACGCAAGAGACTACTACGGGCACGAGGCTTTAAAGAAGTTTAAAATACTATTCTATCCCCCTGGTGTAAAGCCTGGCGAAACGCCCGTAGAGGAAATCATAGAAGTTACGGAAACGCCTACAACTACATCAACGATCGGAGTGCCGACAGAGACCACTACAATTACCCCTACTACGGCGGTAACTCCCATTACGCAAACGATTACATCTACGCCTGTACTCACGCCTACAACGACCACGCCACTTCAGAGCACGGTGATAGCAACCGAGTCCACCCTACTACAAACAACAACACGCCAAGAAACTACACCACCGAAAGGCATGGATTCTGTGGTCGTTGTAATTATAGTAGCAATAATAGCGGTTTTCATCATTACCTTCCTATCTTTAAGAAGAAAACATACTCAGTAA
- the hjc gene encoding Holliday junction resolvase Hjc has translation MPSKRSRGFAHERDLLKKLWNHGLAVMRAPASGSKAKRVLYPDVVAIYKGKVIVAEVKTTRKTRTVYIESRQIEKLLDFANRAGAEAYIALKVVGTGEWFFIPVSKLERMESGRYKLGKDAINEGVRLEALISLIKGVKKLSEFSRHETSP, from the coding sequence GTGCCTTCTAAGAGGTCTCGTGGTTTTGCACATGAACGGGACCTTCTCAAGAAGCTGTGGAACCATGGATTGGCAGTCATGAGAGCGCCAGCTAGTGGTAGTAAAGCCAAAAGGGTTCTATACCCAGATGTCGTGGCCATATACAAAGGCAAAGTCATCGTAGCAGAAGTTAAGACTACAAGAAAGACCAGGACGGTGTACATCGAGTCCAGGCAGATCGAGAAGCTGCTAGATTTTGCCAATAGAGCTGGCGCCGAAGCGTACATCGCACTCAAAGTTGTAGGTACAGGCGAATGGTTCTTCATACCCGTTTCGAAGCTGGAAAGGATGGAGAGCGGAAGATATAAACTCGGTAAAGATGCCATAAACGAAGGCGTAAGGCTAGAGGCGTTAATCTCGTTGATTAAAGGCGTAAAGAAGCTATCAGAGTTCAGCAGACATGAGACTAGTCCTTAA
- a CDS encoding DUF47 family protein: MRIAGGRLLEEVISEIEIHASLIQTGVNMLDKIVKEYSTLSPDELGALYNELDSLEEQGDEYKRRLMNFLKASHIHPEDREDFLRLVFTMDEVLGLSKAVAKKFLVFKHLNITIPQGVYDQLVRIIEKSVEAVNNVKKLIESLRGEHAEVVELAHKVEELEEEVDEIRLNALEELYKVCLLGYDVVCIALPVVIDDAETITDKCEEVADIYRLHLVSR, translated from the coding sequence GTGCGTATTGCGGGTGGCAGGCTTCTCGAAGAAGTAATTAGTGAAATAGAGATTCACGCTTCACTAATTCAAACTGGCGTGAATATGCTTGACAAGATAGTTAAAGAGTATTCTACTCTGAGCCCAGACGAGTTGGGCGCACTCTATAATGAACTAGATAGCCTGGAAGAACAGGGCGATGAGTACAAGAGGAGGTTGATGAACTTTCTTAAAGCAAGTCACATTCACCCAGAAGATAGAGAGGACTTTCTCCGCTTAGTATTTACAATGGATGAGGTACTTGGCCTTTCTAAGGCCGTTGCTAAGAAGTTTCTGGTATTTAAGCACTTGAACATTACTATTCCTCAAGGCGTATACGATCAGCTTGTTAGAATCATTGAGAAGTCCGTGGAGGCTGTAAACAACGTTAAAAAACTCATTGAATCGCTTCGAGGAGAACACGCAGAAGTAGTCGAGCTCGCCCATAAAGTAGAAGAACTCGAGGAGGAAGTAGACGAAATAAGGCTTAATGCTCTCGAGGAGCTTTACAAGGTGTGTTTACTAGGCTATGATGTAGTGTGCATAGCGTTACCGGTAGTGATAGATGACGCCGAGACTATAACGGATAAGTGCGAGGAGGTTGCAGATATATATAGACTCCACCTGGTTTCAAGGTGA
- a CDS encoding iron ABC transporter permease — protein sequence MKSPGFKDLSLGGVLLALLCLISYEILPEVEAVMYSYVLWVVALVYGLLLLNRGFNYYRIKYSFSLTFIAVVIALYEIIVLLTGATELLQAIAIGLTPYLSVALFGSLRERIQATKERIKIMKTPVPLLRRIKATLYQLDTTLWSFMIFGFAYLMVFMLVPILLVLLQSFTPPTGGEWWMNFYNVLRTSSYVRFKPLVTQPYSIVNLPGGECIIVLRGIDYGPVLNSLIVASVVTAVATVLGVFIAYVLARYRFPGHTLTRILAIVPLFNTPFVNAYVVKLLWSEGGPVSILLRPVLGCALKIDSLLGVMITQIMSFYPIVYLNAYTAFINVDPSTEEQAENLGAKGFRIFRTVTLPLALPGIVAGSTLVFVFSLEDLGAPIVFNEKRLMSYRIYDGLITAHGVISPEIAALGVVLLLAALIAFLAIRNYVSMRSYAMISRGGRWNPRIKKPGISGSLLIYLVVVPLILFAMLPQIGVILMSLDILKPYVRGGNLVIELSSDPLKYIKKALSDPAIYRYIINTLTYAGISVVIAVFLAVCVGYSVNRLKVKYVPSILDSLATAPLAIPGLVFALGYYVMFTRFAELLPRDMAVRFSPASVAFEAWIIFILAFSVRRLPYVVRSVFAGFQQVHGSLEETAMNLGASRYKVIFGVIMPFIIGYVLSGALIGFIYMATEVTTSITFGGIREDQAPLTFYMKQQFIGGAGEGPYLAAAMGTLLILIQLIVVVIVVYIFKQRYAFVGV from the coding sequence TTGAAGAGCCCTGGATTTAAGGATCTTTCACTAGGCGGGGTGTTACTGGCATTACTGTGTTTAATTAGCTATGAAATATTACCCGAAGTAGAGGCGGTCATGTACTCATATGTACTATGGGTTGTTGCCCTAGTATACGGGCTTTTGCTACTAAACCGCGGATTCAATTATTATAGGATCAAGTATAGCTTCTCACTTACATTCATAGCCGTGGTAATCGCGCTCTACGAGATCATCGTTTTATTGACTGGCGCCACGGAGTTACTACAAGCAATAGCTATCGGTTTAACACCGTATTTGAGTGTAGCGTTATTCGGTTCCCTACGTGAGAGGATCCAAGCGACGAAAGAGCGAATTAAAATCATGAAAACACCTGTTCCGCTTTTGAGACGCATTAAAGCCACTTTATACCAGCTTGACACAACATTATGGTCTTTCATGATCTTCGGATTTGCTTACTTAATGGTGTTTATGCTAGTGCCGATATTACTCGTCCTACTTCAATCATTCACACCGCCAACTGGAGGTGAGTGGTGGATGAACTTCTACAATGTTTTAAGAACTAGCAGTTACGTGAGGTTCAAACCGCTAGTTACTCAACCCTACTCGATCGTTAACTTGCCTGGAGGTGAATGTATTATTGTACTGAGAGGCATCGATTACGGCCCAGTACTAAATAGCCTAATAGTAGCGTCCGTGGTCACAGCCGTTGCAACCGTATTGGGTGTCTTTATAGCATATGTCCTGGCACGTTACAGGTTTCCTGGCCATACTTTAACCAGGATATTGGCCATAGTGCCGTTATTCAACACACCATTTGTGAACGCATATGTAGTTAAGTTACTGTGGAGTGAGGGCGGCCCCGTTTCAATACTACTAAGGCCTGTTTTAGGTTGCGCTTTAAAAATAGATAGTCTTCTAGGTGTCATGATAACGCAAATAATGTCGTTTTACCCGATAGTATACCTTAACGCGTATACCGCGTTCATAAATGTAGATCCCTCAACGGAAGAGCAGGCTGAAAACCTTGGAGCTAAAGGCTTTCGGATTTTCAGGACGGTCACGTTACCACTAGCACTTCCGGGTATAGTTGCAGGTTCGACGCTCGTATTCGTGTTCAGTCTCGAGGATCTGGGTGCACCAATAGTTTTCAACGAGAAACGTCTCATGAGCTACAGGATATATGATGGACTTATCACCGCTCATGGGGTTATATCACCGGAAATAGCGGCACTGGGCGTTGTCTTGTTGTTAGCGGCTCTCATAGCGTTTCTAGCCATTAGGAACTATGTGAGTATGCGTAGCTATGCCATGATAAGTCGCGGAGGTAGGTGGAATCCGAGGATAAAAAAGCCAGGGATCTCCGGTTCACTATTAATATACCTCGTAGTAGTACCATTAATACTGTTCGCTATGCTTCCACAAATAGGCGTCATCCTAATGTCCCTTGACATACTTAAACCATATGTTCGTGGAGGCAACCTCGTAATCGAGCTGTCCAGCGATCCCCTGAAATACATTAAAAAGGCACTTTCGGACCCGGCTATTTACAGGTACATTATCAACACGCTTACGTACGCCGGTATATCAGTCGTCATAGCTGTTTTCCTAGCTGTCTGCGTTGGCTACAGCGTTAACAGGCTCAAGGTAAAATATGTACCCAGTATACTGGACTCCCTGGCAACCGCACCGCTTGCAATACCTGGACTAGTGTTCGCGCTAGGGTACTATGTAATGTTTACGCGTTTTGCTGAACTGTTGCCTCGAGACATGGCCGTGAGGTTCAGCCCCGCTAGCGTGGCGTTCGAAGCATGGATTATATTTATATTGGCCTTTAGCGTAAGGAGGCTTCCCTACGTTGTACGATCGGTGTTTGCTGGATTCCAGCAAGTACACGGAAGCTTAGAGGAGACGGCCATGAACCTTGGCGCGTCGAGGTATAAGGTAATATTTGGTGTAATAATGCCGTTCATCATAGGCTACGTACTGAGCGGTGCTTTAATAGGCTTCATATACATGGCCACAGAAGTAACAACAAGCATTACTTTTGGGGGTATAAGAGAAGATCAGGCGCCACTAACATTCTACATGAAGCAACAATTCATCGGTGGCGCGGGTGAGGGGCCTTACTTAGCAGCGGCTATGGGCACGTTGCTAATACTGATCCAGTTGATCGTCGTCGTGATCGTGGTGTATATATTTAAGCAGAGGTACGCGTTTGTAGGCGTATAG
- a CDS encoding serine/threonine protein kinase has product MKLNLVNVLDTLSKQSRLVVVDGKMYVVKDYASEIGLLKWYIVTLSNIAMGIYPFKFEPVERLKREVSFMRRAFKCFHRPELLLVDYGRVKIVREFVKGKVYNYNAPCSVHFELGRGMGSCHESGWVLGDTKISNFVYQGDRVYIVDAEQAINEYNPEYAAWDLLVLASTLFMEGYVKALNTDMSGRVIEFILKGYLEGNGDGINVLKTLRTSDFKALLYLLVPFPLNYLFAKKAEEYIK; this is encoded by the coding sequence ATGAAACTTAATCTAGTTAACGTGCTGGACACCTTATCGAAGCAGTCAAGATTAGTTGTTGTTGATGGTAAAATGTACGTGGTCAAGGACTATGCCTCTGAAATCGGTTTACTAAAGTGGTATATTGTTACGCTATCTAATATTGCAATGGGAATATACCCATTTAAGTTCGAACCTGTAGAGAGGTTAAAGCGCGAAGTCTCGTTCATGAGGAGGGCGTTTAAGTGCTTTCACAGGCCTGAACTGCTACTAGTTGACTATGGAAGGGTGAAAATAGTAAGAGAATTTGTTAAGGGTAAAGTGTATAACTATAATGCTCCTTGTAGCGTACACTTCGAGCTTGGTCGTGGTATGGGTTCATGCCATGAAAGTGGCTGGGTTCTAGGCGATACCAAGATATCTAATTTCGTGTACCAAGGTGATCGTGTCTACATCGTAGACGCCGAACAGGCCATAAACGAGTATAACCCCGAATACGCTGCCTGGGATTTGCTGGTTTTAGCCTCAACGCTGTTCATGGAAGGCTACGTTAAAGCACTGAATACGGATATGAGTGGAAGAGTAATAGAGTTCATTCTAAAAGGCTACCTAGAGGGCAATGGGGATGGTATAAATGTTTTAAAGACGCTGAGAACTAGCGATTTTAAGGCGCTATTGTATCTTCTCGTGCCGTTTCCACTAAACTACTTGTTCGCGAAGAAGGCTGAGGAGTATATCAAGTAG
- a CDS encoding nucleotidyltransferase family protein — protein MIYCIVPAAGRSTRFPWNKLLYIYRDKPLIVQTITNILESGFVKRVVLVTGYQHQLIESIVRKFNLEVDIAYNPDYEAGMSSSIKVGVKYVVNHANNPAGIMVNPGDAAWIHPGVYALLTVRYFENVDNYDIVVASYEGRRGHPVIFSSRLINDLLSISEEKHGLKEVITRYQSRVLAVETNYPGVLLDLDTVVDLLRVKSTIYV, from the coding sequence TTGATCTACTGCATAGTACCGGCAGCGGGTAGGAGTACCAGGTTTCCCTGGAACAAGCTGCTTTACATTTACAGAGACAAGCCCCTCATCGTGCAAACGATCACAAATATCCTGGAATCGGGTTTCGTTAAGAGAGTGGTGCTGGTAACCGGTTACCAGCACCAGTTAATAGAGAGCATCGTGAGGAAGTTCAATCTCGAAGTAGACATTGCGTATAACCCGGATTATGAGGCCGGAATGAGTTCTTCCATCAAGGTCGGCGTAAAGTATGTTGTAAACCACGCGAACAATCCCGCGGGAATAATGGTTAATCCTGGCGATGCTGCATGGATTCACCCGGGCGTATATGCTCTCTTAACCGTGAGGTACTTCGAAAACGTCGATAACTACGACATAGTAGTTGCCTCCTACGAGGGGAGGCGCGGCCATCCAGTAATCTTCTCGAGTAGGCTCATCAACGACCTTCTCTCTATTTCGGAGGAAAAGCATGGATTGAAGGAGGTAATTACAAGGTATCAGAGTAGAGTACTAGCAGTGGAGACGAATTATCCCGGAGTGCTATTAGACCTCGACACGGTAGTAGACCTGCTCAGGGTTAAAAGCACAATATATGTTTAG
- a CDS encoding ABC transporter substrate-binding protein, with translation MKSLIASLLVISTILALPAISPISTEWPWTSNEEPFPWLDYLASLTTERNVRLVILTRHEQSIQTLTRIMFLNSPVAKKLGITEVQFVYYPAELWPDRIESAKKQGISIDVAWGGGPTLFNILDDAGYLMPINPQQYPEHYAVTYELSKVPKTVAGAETYKVDLQGNVRWIGASISSFGFTVNRDVLARYGLPMAKSWSDLADPEYARYLPAVPLIGIADPTLSTSNLRIFEIILQAKGWEEGWKILTLMAANSRVYPGSGDARDAVIKGDVAIATTIDFYGYMAVNINPDCVYIAPEGETIVNSDPIAIISITKYPVHAAAFVAWVLSEFGGQQVWLNKDINRIPINPKTFETSEGASRPDLKKAFETLTTLRGIVFNETLSSSWVNSVMYYFKATLVNAHEDLQAVWAQVASAYLEGRITKEWFDYLVYELSKPLRFTDPVSGQEAKFTLEYAILVNTKLKEGPVYQALMSAWESGARTKYKNVLTLLNKAVSGEPIPTVTTTTTQTATTTPTTTAETWTSITTTPTSTSIAPETTIITSPATPPTAPITTPPTTPPTGQPEGISPTLLILVGVLVVVIIIMVLLRRR, from the coding sequence ATGAAGAGTCTAATTGCTTCCCTATTAGTAATTTCAACCATTCTAGCGCTACCCGCTATTAGCCCTATAAGCACAGAGTGGCCTTGGACTAGTAATGAAGAGCCATTTCCATGGCTTGATTACTTAGCCAGCTTGACGACAGAAAGGAATGTAAGGCTGGTTATCTTGACGAGACACGAACAATCAATACAAACCCTTACGAGAATAATGTTCTTGAACTCGCCGGTAGCCAAGAAACTAGGTATAACCGAAGTTCAGTTTGTGTATTATCCTGCCGAACTGTGGCCCGATCGCATCGAAAGCGCTAAGAAGCAGGGAATATCAATAGATGTGGCGTGGGGTGGAGGTCCAACGCTATTCAACATACTCGATGACGCCGGTTACTTAATGCCCATAAACCCACAACAGTATCCAGAGCACTATGCGGTAACGTACGAACTGAGTAAAGTGCCCAAAACAGTGGCGGGCGCTGAGACCTACAAGGTTGACCTTCAAGGTAATGTAAGATGGATTGGTGCAAGCATAAGTAGCTTCGGTTTCACTGTAAACCGTGATGTATTAGCGAGGTATGGATTGCCAATGGCCAAGTCGTGGAGCGACCTCGCAGATCCTGAGTACGCTAGGTATCTCCCGGCAGTACCGCTAATAGGCATAGCAGATCCAACTCTCAGCACCAGTAACTTGAGGATCTTCGAAATAATACTGCAGGCCAAGGGATGGGAAGAAGGGTGGAAGATACTAACACTAATGGCCGCCAATTCGAGAGTTTATCCAGGCAGCGGTGACGCCAGAGATGCGGTAATAAAGGGAGACGTGGCTATCGCCACGACGATAGACTTTTACGGCTATATGGCGGTGAACATAAACCCTGATTGTGTTTACATCGCACCGGAAGGGGAAACTATAGTGAACTCTGATCCGATAGCGATCATAAGCATTACCAAGTACCCCGTTCACGCAGCCGCCTTCGTGGCGTGGGTTTTAAGTGAGTTTGGTGGACAACAAGTATGGCTTAACAAGGACATTAACAGAATACCGATTAACCCGAAGACGTTTGAAACTAGTGAAGGGGCCAGTAGGCCGGATTTGAAGAAGGCATTTGAAACTCTCACCACGCTCAGGGGAATAGTGTTCAATGAAACCTTGTCATCTAGCTGGGTTAACTCCGTAATGTACTATTTTAAAGCAACACTGGTAAACGCTCACGAAGATCTACAAGCTGTATGGGCACAGGTGGCTAGTGCGTATCTTGAGGGAAGGATTACAAAAGAATGGTTTGATTACCTGGTGTATGAGTTGTCAAAGCCATTAAGATTCACTGATCCCGTATCCGGCCAGGAAGCTAAGTTTACCCTAGAGTATGCAATACTTGTAAATACCAAGTTGAAGGAAGGCCCCGTGTATCAGGCGTTAATGTCTGCATGGGAGTCCGGTGCGAGGACGAAGTATAAAAACGTTCTCACGCTACTTAATAAAGCAGTTAGCGGAGAACCTATACCTACAGTAACGACAACTACTACGCAGACAGCTACTACGACGCCTACTACGACCGCAGAAACCTGGACATCAATCACAACGACACCTACATCCACATCTATCGCTCCCGAAACAACAATAATAACCTCTCCCGCGACACCGCCAACAGCGCCCATCACTACACCGCCTACCACACCACCTACTGGACAGCCCGAAGGGATATCACCAACGTTATTAATACTTGTAGGCGTACTGGTAGTAGTCATCATTATTATGGTACTATTGAGAAGGAGGTGA